From one Triticum aestivum cultivar Chinese Spring chromosome 4B, IWGSC CS RefSeq v2.1, whole genome shotgun sequence genomic stretch:
- the LOC123091179 gene encoding uncharacterized protein has protein sequence MIGFLVESGACRPCWPVVGVGGRLEAAAAELSESDAVNRAAERKCGGDEMGTDDHAAMLFLCSPAQGLLSSSQKGKTTLLCFLDNLPVESLPRQRQICDQGYIRWIFKQNLEDIFADSLVLSWLFCRDCPSVHFLVTIYCSSATVQQLTL, from the exons ATGATTGGCTTCCTGGTGGAATCAGGTGCGTGTCGTCCATGCTGGCCTGTTGTGGGTGTTGGCGGGCGGCTGGAGGCGGCTGCAGCAG AACTTTCTGAATCCGACGCTGTCAATCGGGCCGCAGAGAGGAAGTGTGGTGGAGATGAGATGGGGACAGACGATCATGCAGCGATGTTGTTTCTTTGTTCTCCTGCTCAAG GTTTGCTATCGAGCTCTCAAAAAGGAAAAACAACTTTACTCTGTTTTCTGGATAACCTTCCCGTAGAGTCACTACCTCGACAGAGACAAATATGCGATCAAGGATATATTCGATGGATTTTCAAGCAAAACTTGGAGGATATTTTTGCAG ATAGTTTGGTGCTCTCATGGTTATTTTGTAGAGATTGCCCCTCTGTTCATTTCTTGGTAACCATCTACTGCAGCTCAGCTACTGTCCAGCAGCTGACCTTATG A